A window from Chloroflexota bacterium encodes these proteins:
- a CDS encoding CocE/NonD family hydrolase: MTVNRGSSQLYGIVVEKNVMMTARDGVKLGTDVYRPALPAVGGQGNVGLTQKGLAADEGEFPVILERTPYDKTGLGLRRKGHYYARRGYVVVIQDVRGRFTSEGEWYAFGDEGPDGYDTCAWIVEQPWSNGKIATTGCSYAGCTQSALASLNPPGLAGMFVEEGPWNYHTASMRHNGACEMRFMIYAFRMATTSKEALSDPRLRQSLDSAFANVAQWVENAPLKKGVSPLAELPSYEQWHLDVLTHGDLDEYWRRPGYGPELFYDEHADVPTVYFGGWYDSYARSTCTNYVELSERKESPQTLIMGPFTHGTGSAEVSHAGDVDFGRDAAIYDMNELRLHWYDYWLKGKETGVGQTKPVQIFVMGGGSGTRNSDGRLDHGGYWRAEDEWPLARTAWTPYYLHADGGLSLDTPSPTKQQRQSSFTFDPANPVPTIGGNLSAGDPVLVAGAYDQRGDERFFGYTGNLPLAARPDVLVFQTPPLEEDIEVTGPLTVKLWIKSTAVDTDFTVKLLDVHPPNGDYPQGFAMNITDSIQRARYRNSREQAEMLEPNVPTAIAIEMYPTSNVFAQGHRIRLDVSSSNFPRFDVNPNTGEPLGRHTRLEEAHNTVFHEPGRPSHIVLPVIPRCEDPE; this comes from the coding sequence GTGACCGTTAACCGAGGTTCATCGCAACTTTACGGCATAGTGGTAGAGAAGAATGTGATGATGACCGCCAGAGACGGCGTCAAACTGGGCACTGACGTGTATCGTCCGGCACTGCCGGCGGTTGGCGGTCAAGGGAATGTCGGTCTAACCCAAAAGGGGTTGGCGGCAGATGAAGGGGAATTCCCTGTCATTCTCGAACGCACGCCGTATGACAAGACGGGACTTGGATTGCGGCGGAAGGGGCATTACTACGCGCGGCGGGGGTACGTGGTGGTGATCCAGGACGTGCGGGGGCGGTTTACGTCTGAGGGCGAGTGGTACGCCTTTGGCGACGAAGGGCCGGACGGCTACGACACCTGCGCCTGGATCGTAGAGCAGCCCTGGTCGAACGGCAAGATTGCCACCACGGGTTGCAGCTACGCTGGGTGCACGCAGAGCGCCCTCGCGTCGCTCAACCCGCCCGGCCTGGCCGGCATGTTCGTGGAGGAAGGGCCGTGGAACTACCACACCGCTTCCATGCGGCACAATGGCGCCTGCGAAATGCGCTTCATGATCTATGCCTTCCGCATGGCGACCACCAGCAAAGAGGCGCTCAGCGACCCGCGCCTGCGCCAGAGCCTGGATAGCGCCTTCGCCAACGTGGCGCAGTGGGTGGAAAATGCGCCCCTAAAGAAGGGCGTATCGCCCCTCGCCGAGCTGCCCAGCTACGAACAGTGGCACCTTGACGTGCTCACCCACGGCGATCTGGACGAATACTGGCGCCGTCCCGGCTACGGCCCGGAGCTCTTCTACGATGAACACGCCGACGTGCCGACAGTCTACTTCGGCGGCTGGTATGACTCCTACGCCCGTTCCACCTGCACGAATTATGTCGAGCTCAGCGAGCGCAAAGAATCGCCGCAGACGCTCATCATGGGCCCCTTCACCCACGGCACCGGCAGCGCCGAGGTCTCCCACGCAGGTGACGTCGACTTTGGCCGCGATGCCGCCATTTACGACATGAACGAACTGCGGCTGCATTGGTACGACTACTGGCTCAAGGGAAAAGAGACCGGCGTGGGGCAAACCAAGCCGGTGCAAATCTTCGTCATGGGCGGCGGCAGCGGCACGCGCAACAGCGACGGCCGCCTCGATCACGGCGGATACTGGCGCGCGGAAGACGAGTGGCCGCTCGCGCGCACCGCGTGGACTCCTTACTACTTGCACGCCGATGGCGGTCTGAGCTTAGATACACCCTCGCCGACCAAGCAGCAGAGGCAGAGTTCATTTACGTTCGACCCGGCCAATCCCGTTCCAACCATCGGCGGCAACCTCTCGGCGGGTGATCCAGTCCTTGTTGCGGGCGCTTACGACCAGCGCGGCGACGAGCGCTTTTTCGGGTACACCGGCAATCTGCCGCTCGCGGCCCGGCCTGACGTTCTGGTTTTCCAGACCCCGCCGCTTGAAGAAGACATAGAGGTGACCGGCCCGCTCACGGTGAAACTCTGGATCAAATCTACCGCCGTGGATACCGACTTTACGGTCAAGCTGCTCGATGTGCATCCGCCCAATGGCGACTACCCCCAGGGCTTTGCCATGAATATCACGGACAGCATTCAGCGTGCCCGCTACCGCAATAGCCGGGAACAGGCAGAAATGCTTGAGCCAAACGTGCCGACGGCGATTGCCATCGAGATGTATCCCACCAGCAATGTCTTTGCGCAGGGCCATCGCATCCGGCTGGATGTCTCCAGCAGTAACTTCCCGCGCTTCGACGTGAATCCCAACACCGGGGAACCACTGGGCCGCCACACGCGGCTGGAAGAGGCGCATAACACAGTCTTCCACGAGCCGGGGCGCCCCTCGCACATCGTGTTGCCAGTAATTCCCAGGTGTGAAGATCCCGAGTAA
- a CDS encoding DUF3604 domain-containing protein, with product MASSEDCQELGTVSIAPNHGRAGTWGTWIVTYVVGKDGVAAGGGLQVALPERWHQWWRNSGRRLQSVDPTAPFYVTAHTDRPGVRLRYEVLDATDGEFAKAYRRNVGYPPGSRYSWTVQVTVSEGTLCAGDTINVVYGDMSQGGRGFTPPLWTGSPERVRAAVDTAGDGEFALLPDPALPLLSNEPGPPVELFIVLESRAVVGRPARVRMVALDEFHNPVPAPETAIYLVVETGAATLPSNPIKLSNNTTWGCRELEITPTAEGVLRLRGTSNDGILYGLSNPSKVVAVAAEADGTPVGGLYWGDIHSHSQYSWDGTGTRDDHFRYARYVSLLDIYCATDHNDRRSMSQDDWQMNVAYTEKWNEPGAFVTILGYEASFGAPYGHHNVYYRGGESPLRYNDEENLEEIWQRGERENLEGKMFTIPHHTGGFARPGSGVKHDWSIDDPRFRSTIEIYSSHGLSEEYAPDHPISMDVSDFTFNGPGDPGNYTVDAWLAGLKLGVIGSSDNHGAQPGMEGFGTMAVWAPELTREAVFDAIRNRQTYGTTGSRIYLEFTVNGEPMGGETSIAAGQTLNVYVEALGTGPLRWIHVLRADLDRPEAGFSVVHQEWFPGSSAPLDFSLDWIDEAPPSHAIYYVRVRQRDLVHGRVAQAWSSPVWVTRV from the coding sequence ATGGCATCCTCTGAAGACTGTCAAGAACTCGGTACCGTATCTATCGCGCCGAACCACGGCCGTGCGGGAACTTGGGGTACGTGGATTGTAACGTATGTGGTAGGCAAAGACGGCGTTGCCGCGGGCGGTGGATTGCAGGTGGCGCTGCCGGAACGCTGGCACCAATGGTGGCGCAACTCCGGCCGCCGCCTGCAAAGCGTGGACCCCACCGCGCCGTTCTATGTAACGGCGCATACCGACCGGCCCGGCGTGCGCCTGCGCTACGAGGTACTGGATGCAACCGATGGTGAATTCGCAAAAGCGTACCGCCGCAATGTGGGCTATCCGCCCGGCAGTCGCTACTCGTGGACGGTGCAGGTGACAGTATCGGAAGGCACGCTGTGCGCCGGCGATACCATCAACGTTGTGTACGGCGACATGAGCCAAGGCGGCCGCGGCTTCACGCCGCCCTTGTGGACCGGTTCACCGGAGCGCGTGCGCGCGGCGGTTGACACGGCAGGAGACGGAGAATTCGCGCTCTTGCCGGATCCCGCCTTGCCGCTGCTCAGCAATGAGCCCGGTCCACCGGTGGAGCTCTTCATTGTGCTCGAGTCCCGGGCGGTCGTGGGCAGACCGGCCCGCGTACGCATGGTGGCGCTGGACGAATTCCACAATCCGGTCCCGGCGCCGGAAACCGCTATCTATCTTGTCGTCGAGACCGGCGCGGCCACGCTCCCATCGAATCCCATCAAGCTGAGCAACAACACAACGTGGGGCTGCCGGGAGCTTGAGATTACGCCCACGGCAGAAGGCGTTTTGCGCCTACGTGGGACCTCCAATGACGGGATACTCTACGGCCTTTCCAATCCTAGCAAAGTCGTTGCGGTTGCAGCCGAGGCGGATGGGACGCCTGTGGGCGGTCTCTATTGGGGAGACATTCACTCCCATAGCCAGTATTCTTGGGACGGCACGGGCACCCGCGACGACCACTTTCGCTACGCGCGCTACGTCTCTCTGCTCGACATCTACTGCGCTACCGACCACAACGACCGGCGCAGCATGAGCCAGGACGACTGGCAGATGAATGTTGCATACACAGAGAAGTGGAACGAGCCTGGCGCGTTCGTCACGATCTTGGGCTACGAAGCGAGTTTCGGCGCGCCCTACGGTCACCACAATGTCTACTATCGCGGCGGCGAAAGCCCGCTTCGTTACAACGACGAAGAGAACCTGGAAGAGATATGGCAACGAGGCGAGCGCGAAAACCTGGAAGGGAAAATGTTCACCATCCCCCACCATACCGGCGGCTTCGCCCGGCCCGGTAGCGGCGTGAAACATGATTGGAGCATCGATGACCCCCGCTTTCGCTCCACCATCGAAATCTATTCCTCCCACGGCCTCAGCGAAGAGTACGCGCCGGACCACCCCATCTCCATGGACGTTTCCGACTTCACCTTTAACGGCCCGGGGGATCCCGGCAACTATACCGTGGATGCCTGGCTGGCAGGGTTGAAGCTGGGGGTTATCGGCTCGTCAGACAATCACGGCGCACAACCCGGCATGGAGGGCTTTGGCACCATGGCAGTATGGGCGCCGGAACTCACCCGCGAGGCGGTATTTGACGCCATTCGCAATCGCCAAACCTACGGCACCACCGGTTCCCGCATCTACCTAGAGTTTACGGTGAACGGCGAACCGATGGGAGGTGAGACGAGTATTGCTGCCGGTCAGACATTGAACGTGTATGTAGAGGCGCTCGGCACCGGCCCCTTGCGCTGGATTCACGTTCTGCGCGCCGACCTCGACCGACCGGAGGCAGGCTTCTCCGTCGTCCATCAAGAGTGGTTCCCCGGCAGCAGCGCGCCGCTCGACTTCAGCCTCGACTGGATCGACGAGGCACCACCTTCCCACGCCATTTACTACGTCCGTGTTCGCCAACGCGACCTCGTCCACGGCCGCGTCGCCCAAGCCTGGAGCAGTCCCGTATGGGTGACGAGAGTCTAA
- a CDS encoding aquaporin, translating into MRQNTRKALAAEFVGTFCFFFIGAGAVVADAFMVARGGGGLGLVGIALANGLALAALIAAFGGFSGAHFNPAVTVAALIGRQITAVHAGLYILTQLLAAVLAGLALRAVFPTAIWQAANLGTPAVTAGVSIGAAVLLEAILAFILVIVIFGAAMDAPAGKAGGLAIGLTVAAAILMGGELTGAAMNPARTFGPAVAANFWENHLVYWVGPLCGAILASLIYSRFFMAAKTD; encoded by the coding sequence CTGAGACAAAATACACGAAAAGCGCTTGCCGCTGAATTCGTCGGCACTTTCTGCTTCTTCTTCATCGGCGCGGGAGCTGTAGTCGCCGACGCATTCATGGTCGCGCGCGGCGGTGGTGGGTTGGGGCTCGTGGGCATTGCGCTCGCCAATGGTCTGGCGCTGGCCGCCTTGATTGCGGCATTCGGCGGTTTTTCGGGGGCACACTTCAATCCAGCCGTTACGGTAGCGGCGTTGATCGGCCGCCAAATCACCGCTGTACACGCCGGTCTCTACATTCTGACCCAACTGCTGGCGGCGGTGCTGGCAGGTCTTGCCTTGCGCGCAGTCTTTCCTACCGCAATTTGGCAAGCCGCGAATCTCGGTACCCCCGCCGTGACCGCAGGCGTTTCGATTGGCGCCGCCGTTCTTTTGGAAGCCATTCTTGCCTTCATTCTCGTCATCGTCATCTTCGGCGCCGCCATGGACGCGCCCGCCGGCAAAGCAGGGGGACTTGCCATCGGCCTAACCGTTGCGGCGGCAATCCTCATGGGTGGGGAGCTCACCGGCGCGGCGATGAATCCGGCGCGCACGTTTGGTCCCGCGGTGGCGGCTAACTTCTGGGAAAACCATCTCGTCTATTGGGTCGGCCCACTGTGCGGCGCAATCCTCGCAAGTCTCATTTATAGCCGTTTCTTCATGGCAGCGAAGACAGATTGA
- the cimA gene encoding citramalate synthase produces the protein MEVQATAESVSPTQQAGAQRRIVIYDTTLRDGAQAEGLSFAAADKLKIARRLDELGVHYVEGGYPGSNPKDQEFFRLAQDIDWKNITITAFGSTRHKSTSVENDPGVKALIGTGTRAVCIVGKAWDHHVSAVLDTTLENNLAMISETIAYLKRHGLEVFFDAEHFFDGYRASPEYAMAALRAAQEAGADCLVLCDTNGGSVPNDVRSVTRRVVAEFDVPIGIHAHNDADLATANTLTAVESGASHVQGTVNGVGERCGNANLCTVIPNLQLKLGHSAIKSDQLQHLSDVARFVSEIANMALNPFMPYVGHSAFAHKAGYHADGMAKSQIAYQHIDPALVGNEMRVLISELSGRSSVLSRAERLGLRLSRQSEDLHGLVEEIKDLEQRGFQFEGAEASFELLIKRRQPNYTPPFSLLDFLVLVETRGGRSILSEATVKIQVGDEVQHTAAEGNGPVNALDTAMRKALVSAYPQLERVRLMDYKVRVLDESSATRAGVRVMIESTNGHSEWSTVGSSTNIIEASYSALADSLEYAILVTDR, from the coding sequence ATGGAAGTTCAGGCTACTGCGGAGAGTGTATCGCCTACACAGCAAGCGGGCGCACAGCGACGCATTGTCATATACGACACGACGCTGCGTGACGGTGCGCAGGCTGAAGGGCTTTCTTTCGCCGCCGCCGACAAGCTCAAGATTGCCCGTCGGCTAGATGAACTGGGTGTGCATTACGTGGAAGGCGGCTACCCGGGCTCAAACCCTAAAGATCAAGAATTCTTCCGCTTGGCACAGGACATTGATTGGAAGAATATCACCATTACGGCGTTTGGCAGTACCCGGCACAAGTCAACGAGTGTTGAAAACGATCCCGGCGTGAAGGCGCTTATCGGCACGGGCACTCGCGCGGTGTGCATCGTGGGTAAGGCGTGGGACCACCACGTTTCGGCCGTTCTCGACACGACGCTGGAAAACAACCTGGCAATGATCAGCGAGACAATTGCCTACCTCAAGCGCCATGGTCTCGAGGTGTTCTTCGATGCGGAGCACTTCTTCGATGGGTATCGCGCAAGTCCGGAGTACGCAATGGCTGCTCTGCGCGCTGCTCAGGAAGCCGGCGCTGACTGCCTGGTGCTGTGCGATACGAATGGCGGTAGCGTGCCGAACGACGTTAGAAGCGTGACTCGGCGAGTTGTCGCCGAGTTCGACGTGCCCATCGGCATCCACGCGCACAACGATGCTGATCTTGCCACTGCCAATACCCTGACAGCGGTAGAGAGTGGAGCGTCACACGTGCAGGGCACGGTAAACGGTGTTGGCGAGCGCTGCGGCAATGCAAACCTGTGCACCGTGATTCCCAACCTGCAGCTGAAGCTTGGCCACTCGGCTATCAAGTCAGACCAATTGCAGCATCTTTCCGACGTGGCGCGGTTCGTGAGCGAGATTGCCAATATGGCGCTCAATCCCTTCATGCCCTATGTGGGACACTCCGCATTTGCCCACAAGGCCGGGTACCATGCCGACGGCATGGCGAAGAGTCAGATTGCCTACCAACACATTGATCCCGCGCTTGTGGGGAACGAAATGCGGGTGCTCATTTCAGAATTGAGCGGACGCAGCAGCGTGCTATCGCGGGCCGAGCGCTTGGGTCTGCGCCTCTCCCGCCAGAGTGAAGACCTGCACGGCTTGGTGGAAGAGATCAAAGACCTTGAGCAGCGCGGATTTCAATTCGAAGGCGCCGAAGCTTCATTTGAGTTGCTCATCAAGCGTCGCCAGCCCAATTACACGCCGCCATTTTCGCTGTTGGACTTTCTGGTACTAGTCGAAACGCGCGGCGGCAGGAGTATTCTCTCGGAAGCCACCGTCAAGATCCAAGTTGGCGATGAAGTGCAGCACACGGCTGCCGAGGGGAACGGGCCGGTGAACGCTCTGGACACGGCTATGCGTAAGGCCCTCGTTTCCGCCTATCCCCAGCTTGAACGGGTGCGGCTGATGGACTACAAGGTGCGCGTACTCGATGAAAGCAGCGCTACCAGGGCCGGCGTGCGGGTGATGATCGAAAGCACCAACGGCCACTCCGAATGGAGTACGGTGGGTAGCTCCACGAACATCATCGAAGCCAGCTACTCCGCGCTTGCGGACTCCTTGGAGTACGCAATCCTCGTGACAGATAGGTAG
- a CDS encoding HAD hydrolase-like protein: MAPAAIRCCIFDLVGTLVDIRPAVLEATFAALEQWAPGKFSRESLAEQLSGPLEDPFVAAAEGREPVANELRRVFLEHWEGRRHESIVLFPGVPEMLAALVDLGTTVVVLSGSTRAAGSRDLESSGLAPFVSAVVFQDDIERPKPFADAATKALELSGASAQEALLIGESDTDIQCGRLAGVSTGAALWGAVDQEALLGEKPDFAFAQPSEVGDVVRKSED, translated from the coding sequence ATGGCGCCAGCAGCCATTCGGTGTTGCATATTTGATCTTGTCGGCACATTGGTCGACATCCGCCCCGCCGTTCTCGAAGCCACGTTTGCCGCATTGGAACAATGGGCTCCAGGCAAGTTTTCTCGCGAAAGTCTTGCCGAGCAGCTCTCTGGCCCGCTTGAAGACCCCTTTGTTGCCGCCGCCGAAGGACGCGAGCCCGTGGCAAATGAATTGCGCCGGGTCTTCTTGGAGCACTGGGAAGGCCGCCGGCATGAGTCCATCGTGCTGTTTCCCGGCGTCCCGGAAATGCTGGCCGCGCTGGTTGATCTGGGAACGACCGTCGTTGTCCTCTCCGGCAGCACGCGGGCGGCAGGAAGTAGGGACTTGGAATCCAGCGGGCTGGCACCTTTCGTGAGCGCTGTAGTTTTCCAAGACGATATAGAACGGCCCAAGCCCTTTGCCGATGCCGCAACTAAAGCCCTGGAATTGAGTGGCGCATCCGCCCAAGAAGCGCTCCTCATTGGAGAGAGTGACACTGACATCCAGTGCGGCCGCTTGGCAGGAGTAAGCACCGGTGCTGCGCTCTGGGGGGCGGTGGATCAAGAGGCGTTGCTCGGGGAAAAGCCGGACTTTGCATTTGCGCAGCCGTCAGAGGTAGGGGACGTCGTGCGCAAGAGCGAGGACTAG
- a CDS encoding zinc-dependent metalloprotease, whose translation MTRDQKNAALFGAVLGLILSGGYLVARRVATRVQPNIIDWQRTERIAMRIAARNPEGVLPSGTRESLLTDYQALVQLSHDRITPFIQLATAPGSHEVEVLDRPLWVQRNLTTVQRLLQPLEDVYLESVGSNSNTLFRLAHGSMQLTMSAQMGIVLGFLSRNVLGQFDMPFLTPPASNEGAALDQSSRIYFVEPNIRRLQQRLDIPPDAFRLWIALHETTHAIQFQVAPWLAGHLGSLIESYVESFRELLRESSHPLRAMLLPGAEATEDRERLGGVVSLLTTPEQRDMLARVQGVMSLVEGYSNYIMDALGEQLITGFPTMRKRLEERKRGSLERAVMRLLGFDLKLAQYRLGERFVRQVVDSENMAFLNRVWESEHAMPTLDEINAPDEWVARMQGVRSAPNP comes from the coding sequence GTGACGCGCGATCAAAAAAATGCTGCGCTATTCGGCGCCGTCCTCGGTCTTATTCTAAGCGGAGGGTATCTGGTTGCCCGCAGAGTTGCCACACGCGTGCAGCCGAACATCATCGACTGGCAGCGCACAGAGCGCATCGCCATGCGCATTGCCGCGCGCAACCCGGAGGGCGTTCTCCCAAGCGGAACGCGAGAATCTCTCCTCACAGACTATCAGGCGCTGGTGCAGCTCAGCCACGATCGGATTACACCCTTCATTCAGCTTGCCACTGCCCCCGGCAGCCATGAAGTAGAAGTGCTGGACCGTCCCCTATGGGTCCAACGCAATCTCACCACTGTGCAACGCCTGTTACAGCCCTTGGAAGACGTGTACCTAGAGAGTGTCGGGTCAAATAGCAACACGTTGTTCCGACTTGCGCACGGGAGCATGCAGCTCACTATGTCTGCGCAGATGGGTATCGTGTTGGGCTTTCTTTCGCGCAACGTATTAGGTCAATTCGACATGCCGTTCTTGACGCCGCCCGCCTCCAATGAGGGTGCGGCTCTTGATCAGTCAAGCAGAATCTACTTTGTTGAACCCAACATTCGCCGTCTGCAGCAACGTCTCGACATCCCGCCGGACGCGTTCCGGCTCTGGATCGCGCTTCATGAGACCACCCATGCCATACAATTTCAAGTAGCGCCATGGCTTGCAGGGCATCTCGGAAGCCTTATCGAGTCGTACGTCGAGAGCTTCCGCGAGTTACTCCGCGAGTCTTCCCATCCGTTGCGCGCGATGCTCTTGCCCGGGGCTGAAGCTACAGAGGATCGCGAGCGCCTCGGTGGGGTAGTCAGTCTCCTCACGACGCCGGAACAACGAGACATGCTTGCGCGCGTGCAAGGTGTGATGAGCCTTGTGGAGGGCTACAGCAACTACATCATGGACGCTTTGGGCGAGCAGCTCATTACCGGATTTCCCACCATGCGGAAACGGCTGGAAGAACGCAAACGCGGTTCGCTGGAGCGGGCCGTCATGCGGCTGCTTGGTTTTGACCTTAAGCTCGCGCAATATCGCCTCGGTGAGCGCTTTGTGCGCCAGGTTGTGGATAGTGAAAACATGGCCTTTCTCAACCGCGTCTGGGAATCAGAGCACGCCATGCCGACGCTGGATGAGATCAATGCGCCCGATGAGTGGGTGGCGCGCATGCAGGGAGTTCGTAGCGCACCGAACCCATAA
- a CDS encoding DUF5069 domain-containing protein, translated as MAEEWKPRERELVIDGLEWVGRMADKARAQHGGYIGEYIYPCPMDQQVLRDLGMSSEEFKQIAVEAGTDSELAAKVKAASGKETVATPT; from the coding sequence ATGGCAGAGGAATGGAAGCCGCGGGAACGCGAACTGGTAATTGATGGCCTGGAGTGGGTAGGTCGGATGGCCGATAAGGCACGTGCCCAGCATGGCGGCTACATCGGCGAGTACATCTACCCATGCCCCATGGATCAGCAGGTGCTGCGCGATCTGGGCATGAGCTCGGAAGAGTTCAAGCAGATCGCCGTCGAAGCTGGTACGGATAGCGAACTGGCAGCCAAGGTAAAGGCCGCTTCCGGCAAGGAGACCGTGGCAACACCCACGTGA
- a CDS encoding FAD-binding protein, with product MDTRELVERLQAIVGPEHVVHLPEDLIVFERDASIDAQLPAAVAFPRTTTEVSEILVVANELKVPVVPKGAGTGLSGGAVPEENGILLSVSRMRDILEIDEENRTALVEPGVVNLELSDEVKHLGLYYAPDPSSQYACTLGGNVAENSGGAHCLRYGCTINHVMGLEVVFPGGEVAWLGGKAPDAPGYDLLCAIIGSEGTMGVVTKILVKLLPIPEAVETYLAIFESVPDSCQAVSSIIGNGIIPAALEIMDQVVTQAIEEAHHVGYPSDAGSVLIIEIDGMQEELDEQREAILSLCREAGAREIRVAQTVAEREAVWKGRKGAIGALGRLAPNYYIQDCVVPRTKLPEIMRFVEDVAARYDIIIANVFHAGDGNLHPNLLFDVRDSDQVQRVIAAGEEIIRACIDAGGSLSGEHGIGTEKQEYMDWLYSEEDLESMRKLKRAFDPDWLFNPTKIFPTGEGPHAAKIHIGKSPVHSTATAVWK from the coding sequence ATGGACACACGTGAACTCGTTGAGCGCTTGCAGGCCATTGTTGGACCGGAGCACGTTGTTCATCTTCCGGAAGACCTCATAGTCTTCGAGCGCGACGCATCAATTGACGCCCAGCTTCCCGCCGCCGTAGCTTTTCCACGCACCACGACTGAAGTCAGTGAGATACTGGTTGTCGCTAATGAATTGAAGGTACCGGTGGTACCGAAGGGCGCCGGAACGGGCCTCTCTGGCGGCGCCGTGCCGGAAGAAAACGGCATACTGCTTTCCGTCAGCCGCATGCGGGACATTCTTGAGATCGACGAAGAGAATCGCACCGCGCTCGTGGAACCTGGGGTGGTAAACCTCGAACTCTCCGACGAAGTTAAGCACTTAGGGCTCTATTATGCTCCGGACCCGTCTAGTCAATATGCGTGTACACTCGGGGGCAATGTCGCCGAGAATTCCGGCGGTGCCCACTGCCTGCGCTATGGCTGCACGATTAATCATGTCATGGGCCTGGAGGTGGTCTTTCCGGGCGGTGAAGTGGCATGGCTTGGCGGCAAGGCGCCGGACGCACCGGGCTATGACCTCCTATGCGCGATTATCGGCTCCGAAGGCACCATGGGTGTGGTGACCAAGATCCTTGTCAAGCTGCTGCCAATTCCGGAAGCAGTAGAGACCTATCTTGCGATTTTCGAGAGTGTCCCAGACTCCTGCCAGGCAGTTTCATCCATCATTGGCAATGGCATCATTCCTGCCGCACTGGAGATTATGGACCAGGTCGTCACCCAAGCAATTGAAGAAGCGCACCATGTCGGCTACCCCTCCGACGCTGGTAGTGTGCTTATCATCGAAATCGACGGCATGCAGGAAGAACTCGACGAACAGCGTGAGGCAATCCTAAGCCTTTGCCGTGAGGCAGGTGCCCGTGAAATCCGAGTGGCGCAGACCGTCGCTGAGCGGGAGGCGGTGTGGAAGGGACGCAAGGGGGCCATCGGCGCATTGGGTCGGCTGGCGCCAAACTACTACATCCAGGATTGTGTCGTACCCCGCACGAAACTACCGGAGATAATGCGCTTTGTTGAAGACGTGGCCGCACGCTACGACATCATTATCGCCAATGTATTTCATGCCGGTGACGGTAACCTGCATCCCAATCTGCTCTTTGACGTGCGCGATAGCGACCAGGTGCAACGGGTTATTGCAGCGGGTGAGGAGATTATTCGCGCGTGCATTGACGCCGGTGGCTCACTCTCGGGGGAACATGGCATCGGCACCGAGAAGCAAGAGTACATGGACTGGCTCTATAGCGAAGAAGACTTGGAGTCCATGCGCAAGCTCAAGCGCGCGTTCGATCCAGATTGGCTGTTCAACCCCACAAAAATATTCCCCACCGGTGAAGGTCCGCATGCAGCGAAAATCCACATTGGCAAGTCTCCGGTCCACTCTACTGCTACTGCGGTCTGGAAGTAG